A genomic stretch from Chitinophaga agri includes:
- a CDS encoding ABC transporter ATP-binding protein, giving the protein MIKLERVNKSFQNGKPAVSDVSFEVNTGETLVLLGTSGSGKTTTLRMINRLIAPDSGNIYVNGEAVNIQEITSFRRNIGYVLQDNGLFPHYTVAENIGIVPALLKWDKKRIEDRIRVLMEKLHLSPAEYYDAYPQQLSGGQQQRVGLARALAADPPVLLMDEPFGALDPVTRASVRKQFRTLDEISNKTVIMVTHDVQEAFELGDRICLMDKGAVQQTGTPAELLFFPANDFVRQFFQDQRLLLELNAVKLATILSWLPDHPAAHPGTSTLPEDASCWEAMQQLTTAAVPVHYMANGRLIRLDTGGLMQAFTQYKQTIDNNGRSTRLS; this is encoded by the coding sequence ATGATTAAGCTTGAACGTGTCAACAAATCGTTCCAAAACGGCAAGCCAGCTGTCAGTGATGTGTCTTTCGAGGTCAACACAGGAGAAACACTCGTATTGCTGGGTACCAGCGGAAGCGGGAAAACAACGACGCTCCGGATGATCAACCGGCTGATAGCTCCTGATAGCGGAAATATATATGTGAATGGCGAAGCAGTGAACATACAAGAGATCACTTCCTTCCGTCGTAATATCGGTTATGTTTTACAGGATAACGGGCTTTTTCCGCACTATACAGTTGCGGAAAATATCGGTATTGTCCCTGCTTTACTCAAATGGGATAAAAAACGTATAGAAGATAGGATACGCGTACTGATGGAAAAACTGCACCTGTCACCTGCAGAATATTACGACGCTTATCCGCAGCAACTGAGTGGCGGACAACAGCAGCGCGTGGGACTGGCCCGTGCACTGGCCGCCGACCCGCCTGTCTTACTGATGGACGAGCCCTTTGGCGCACTGGATCCTGTTACGCGTGCCAGTGTCAGAAAACAGTTCCGCACCCTGGACGAGATCAGCAATAAAACCGTGATCATGGTGACACATGACGTACAGGAAGCATTCGAACTGGGTGACAGGATCTGCCTGATGGACAAAGGTGCTGTACAACAGACCGGTACGCCGGCGGAGCTGTTGTTCTTCCCTGCCAATGACTTTGTGCGCCAGTTTTTCCAGGATCAGCGGTTGCTGCTGGAACTGAACGCAGTGAAACTGGCCACCATCCTGTCCTGGCTGCCTGATCATCCGGCTGCGCACCCAGGCACCAGCACGCTACCGGAGGACGCCTCCTGCTGGGAAGCTATGCAGCAACTGACAACTGCCGCTGTACCTGTCCATTATATGGCCAATGGCAGACTCATTCGTCTGGACACCGGCGGATTAATGCAGGCATTTACACAATACAAGCAAACTATTGACAATAATGGAAGATCAACCCGGCTTTCCTGA
- a CDS encoding ABC transporter permease/substrate-binding protein — MEDQPGFPEFVQQQAGKLLEQTLQHIGLTFISLLIAVIIGVPLGILITRRKKLAGTVLGIAGVLQTVPSIALLGFMIPLLGIGAKPAIVALFLYALLPIIRNTYTGILQVDASVVDAATGMGMSPQQLLFKVQLPLAMPVILAGIRTATVINVGVATLAAYIAAGGLGEFIFGGIALNNTNMILAGAIPAALLAIVFDAGVARLQKLRMRSVKTALYVLPFLLIILSSFYLLPAAYGTSLVAGFTPEFMGRKDGNLGLKQVYGLNMRTVVISDMIMYKAAYEKTLDVISGSSTDGRVKAFDLQVLDDDKHIFPPYYAAPIVRQATLDKYPELAPALNKLSGIINDSIMTELNYRVDELKQDPTQVASEFLKAKGLLQPARHGVKGRVVIGAKIFGDGYILANMYKLLVDGYTELEAVTKTGLGGTKICFDALTNGQIDLYPEYTGTGLLVILQVEQPVIDTIIADKQKVYDYVSAAFMQQYQIRWLPPIGFNNTYALMMRRQQAADLHIKSISDLKEYLQHH, encoded by the coding sequence ATGGAAGATCAACCCGGCTTTCCTGAATTTGTACAGCAACAGGCCGGCAAACTGCTGGAGCAAACGTTGCAACATATCGGGCTTACATTTATTTCGCTGCTGATAGCGGTCATCATTGGCGTACCGCTGGGTATACTGATCACCCGCAGGAAGAAACTGGCCGGCACAGTACTGGGTATTGCCGGCGTATTACAGACAGTGCCCAGTATTGCCTTGCTGGGTTTCATGATCCCATTGCTGGGCATAGGTGCCAAACCAGCTATTGTCGCGCTGTTCCTGTATGCGTTGCTCCCTATCATCAGAAACACCTATACGGGGATTCTGCAGGTAGATGCATCCGTTGTAGACGCCGCAACAGGCATGGGTATGAGTCCGCAGCAACTGCTTTTCAAAGTACAACTCCCGCTCGCCATGCCAGTGATATTAGCCGGTATCCGGACAGCGACCGTCATCAATGTAGGCGTCGCCACACTGGCCGCATATATTGCCGCAGGCGGACTAGGGGAATTCATCTTCGGAGGCATTGCACTGAATAATACGAACATGATCCTGGCAGGCGCCATTCCGGCAGCCTTACTGGCTATTGTGTTTGACGCCGGCGTCGCACGTCTGCAAAAATTACGGATGCGCAGCGTCAAAACGGCATTGTACGTTTTACCTTTTCTACTGATCATATTATCTTCTTTTTATCTTTTGCCTGCCGCCTATGGTACTAGTCTGGTAGCTGGATTCACACCTGAATTTATGGGCCGGAAAGACGGTAATCTAGGGCTCAAACAGGTATATGGCCTCAATATGAGAACGGTCGTGATCAGCGATATGATCATGTACAAGGCCGCTTACGAGAAAACACTCGATGTGATAAGTGGCAGTAGTACTGACGGCAGGGTAAAGGCGTTTGACCTGCAGGTATTAGACGATGATAAACACATCTTCCCACCCTATTATGCAGCTCCGATCGTACGGCAGGCGACACTTGATAAATATCCGGAACTTGCACCGGCATTAAATAAACTATCTGGTATAATTAATGATAGTATAATGACTGAGCTGAACTACAGGGTTGATGAGTTAAAACAGGATCCCACCCAGGTAGCCAGTGAATTTCTAAAAGCTAAAGGATTATTGCAACCCGCAAGACATGGCGTAAAAGGAAGGGTTGTCATCGGCGCGAAAATATTCGGGGATGGCTACATTCTGGCCAATATGTATAAATTGCTGGTAGACGGCTACACTGAACTGGAAGCCGTGACAAAAACCGGTCTGGGAGGCACTAAAATATGCTTTGATGCATTGACCAATGGGCAGATCGATCTCTATCCGGAGTATACCGGCACGGGACTGCTTGTTATCCTGCAGGTAGAACAACCGGTGATTGATACGATCATTGCCGACAAACAAAAAGTATATGACTACGTTTCTGCCGC
- a CDS encoding DUF427 domain-containing protein, with the protein MKAIWQNEIIAESDTTVVVENNHYFPPASVKLGFLNPSHTHTHCAWKGEASYYDVNVKGKVNHDAAWYYPAPKSAAENIKGYIAFWKGVEVVD; encoded by the coding sequence ATGAAGGCAATCTGGCAGAATGAGATCATTGCGGAAAGCGACACAACAGTGGTAGTCGAAAACAATCATTATTTCCCGCCAGCATCTGTAAAGCTGGGCTTCCTGAACCCTTCCCATACCCACACACATTGCGCATGGAAAGGAGAAGCCTCCTATTATGATGTCAATGTCAAGGGAAAGGTTAACCATGATGCTGCCTGGTACTACCCTGCACCTAAATCGGCAGCCGAAAACATCAAAGGGTATATCGCATTCTGGAAAGGAGTAGAAGTCGTCGATTAA
- a CDS encoding mercuric reductase produces MRKFDAIVIGSGQGGVPLAKKLAKAGWQTVIVEKRWIGGTCINDGCTPTKSMIACGAAAHVIANSQEWGITVSDFKVDLEKIVARKNKVVESFRGGATKGLEKTDGVSILYGEAVFSGHKTLKVALKDGGEEEITAEHIFLNTGTLPKIPPIPGLDAVPYLTNTSILELTQLPSHLVIMGSGYIGLEFGQLFRRLGSQVTIIDKGKQLLKHEDEDVAAAVKKVMETAGVMMHTDASIQKVEQTGETIRLQFTANGQHQVITGSHLLVAVGRTPQSKSLQPEKTGLALDDKDFIRVNDKLETNVPGIYALGDVKGGPAFTHISYNDYLILYKNLVGKQDTSIQDRPVPYCMFTDPQLGRVGMTEKEAKEAGHTIKVACLDMTRVARAIETGNTQGFMKAVVDANDDKLLGVAILGPEGGEIMSVLQMAMLGGMTATQLREMVFAHPLYSESINNLFMTLDK; encoded by the coding sequence ATGAGAAAATTTGATGCAATTGTTATTGGCTCCGGCCAAGGTGGTGTTCCTTTGGCTAAAAAGTTGGCTAAGGCAGGATGGCAGACAGTCATCGTGGAGAAAAGATGGATAGGTGGAACGTGTATCAATGACGGCTGTACGCCTACCAAATCAATGATCGCCTGTGGTGCTGCAGCACATGTAATTGCTAACAGCCAGGAATGGGGTATTACCGTCAGTGATTTTAAGGTAGATCTGGAAAAGATCGTTGCCCGTAAGAATAAAGTAGTGGAGTCCTTCCGCGGCGGCGCCACCAAAGGGCTGGAAAAAACAGATGGGGTATCCATCCTTTACGGAGAAGCTGTATTTTCCGGCCACAAAACCCTCAAAGTAGCACTAAAGGATGGCGGAGAAGAAGAGATCACCGCTGAACATATCTTCCTCAATACCGGCACCCTGCCTAAAATACCTCCTATTCCCGGGCTGGATGCAGTGCCTTACCTGACGAATACTTCCATCCTGGAACTCACCCAACTTCCCTCCCATCTTGTGATCATGGGAAGCGGATATATCGGACTGGAATTTGGTCAGCTGTTCCGCAGACTGGGAAGCCAGGTGACTATCATTGACAAGGGCAAACAGTTATTGAAACATGAAGACGAAGACGTCGCCGCTGCTGTTAAAAAAGTAATGGAGACTGCTGGTGTAATGATGCATACGGACGCGAGCATCCAGAAAGTGGAGCAGACCGGAGAGACCATCAGACTGCAGTTCACTGCCAACGGCCAGCATCAGGTCATCACCGGCTCTCACCTCCTGGTGGCAGTTGGCCGTACACCACAATCGAAGTCTTTACAGCCCGAAAAAACCGGCCTCGCGCTTGATGACAAAGACTTTATCAGAGTGAATGACAAGCTTGAGACGAACGTACCAGGTATATATGCCCTGGGCGATGTGAAGGGCGGCCCTGCATTTACCCACATTTCGTACAACGATTACCTGATTTTGTACAAGAATCTGGTAGGTAAACAGGATACATCTATCCAGGATAGACCCGTACCTTACTGCATGTTTACAGACCCTCAGCTGGGACGCGTGGGAATGACAGAAAAAGAAGCGAAAGAAGCAGGGCATACTATCAAAGTGGCCTGTCTCGATATGACGCGCGTGGCCCGGGCCATCGAAACCGGCAATACCCAGGGATTTATGAAAGCGGTTGTGGATGCAAACGATGATAAGTTACTGGGAGTTGCTATCTTGGGGCCTGAAGGTGGTGAAATCATGTCTGTTTTGCAGATGGCAATGCTCGGAGGGATGACAGCAACACAGCTGAGAGAAATGGTATTTGCACATCCGCTGTATTCGGAATCCATCAACAATTTATTCATGACACTTGATAAATAA